Proteins encoded together in one Bombiscardovia nodaiensis window:
- the fas gene encoding type I polyketide synthase gives MTNAFFIQRLVDQEPHALMFAGQSTPWPAALADQAQDPTIEGLLREHAESASRLLTAVSADLLATNGRELDLFSYRSNAAKLGAAADASVSVPGIALAQLGALIDMDQLGYSLAQVQPKALLGHSQGIIGVHMAQAIQAAGFLEAASRQIDQILAIAMLIGSAGTRQARRLGIHSRGEATPMLSVRGATRQQVQILIDRLPSVKGPISIAVTNAQRQFVLSGYPEDLAAFATECGKESKRQAQLRESKVRGGTPFAPVLEYLDVTLPFHSPLMADAAEEATGWAARCGLDTDQARTLAQEVLLNPADWAGQVKELMQHCNPSQLWLVDLGPGETLGKLAANVTQGSGVGVVEASSQAQRAALSTLEGEPERSQNWADFKPSLLRTPAGQKISTAFSRLTGKPPVLLAGMTPTTVEPQIVAAAANAGYWAELAGGGQVTAEVFDRHMKALVSELDEGRTVEFNAMFMDRYLWNLQFGSQRIVSKKRESGAPIDGVVVSAGIPELDEAQELISQLNADGFPYVAFKPGTVDQIRQVVAIAKKVAPKPILMQVEGGAAGGHHSWESLDDLLSSTYGQVRQCSNIILVAGGGIGTPERAADYICGSWSRAYGLPDMPVDAVMIGTAAMTAKEAGTSPEVKRALVATPGIDMSQPDPDPFAPIGERWVPSGRSVGGVGSGLSHLHADIYELENSSAVCGRLLVRVMKHPEELESRRSEIIEALGKTAKPYFGDLAEMTYFQWAQRFAQLACPWADDTYIDRFLHLLRRIEARVCSKESGEFQSIFADREDVREPEQALQCLAQAYPQAGEIKVVPADVAWFPVLVREYPKPMPFVPVIDNDLLRWWGQDQLWQSEDPRYPADAVRAIPGPISVAGITTVDEPVASILGRFEQAALNRVAQESGSAPVEAYSQLACARTAEEFIRRSPHISWVGHLMDNPAYGTEMGDRNYEIRAVGSDQGSDQGLERYDLDIHLDTFWDSDPDGGVSKHAVRHIVVPLTLDPSTPGSFPVVDRQRLPRDVYNMLGATAGIGNTAITGDKLEAMPAIEQMDDKVNYPFGLAHSSYTLSANLGFDHEAVTGAALPASLTPSAIAPDALVGPAWPAIYAALGSVYVEGFPIIEGLLNAVHLDHSIELEVCDEELLRHTGERVALTSWAENYRESASGRVVTIHVRHETQDGTVLANEVERFAIRGRAYCDQLPTPAPDFGGIEAERVDTPRRLLRKVSVTAPANMTAFARTSGDFNPIHTSARGAAVSGLKAPLVHGMWLSATAQHAAQASDEKGVHYEIAGWTYNMYGMVQLGDQVEISVERVGKVRHGGLVLEVTCRIDGQLVSRGSAIARAPRAAYVYPGQGIQQQGMVLDERAKSAAARDTWERADALTRAKLGFSILAVVRDNPKTLTAKGVTYHHPEGLLNLTQFTQVALATVAFAQTSRLRESGSDIWPAYFAGHSLGEYNALSSFAGVMSLETVLELVFHRGSTMHSLIERDEQGRSNYRMGALRPNQFGLGDAEVRDYVASVAAECGEFLEIVNYNLAGQQYAVAGTIAGLEFLKRDSNRRAKEAGGKPAFMYVPGIDVPFHSSRLRKGVPEFRDTLDALLPEYIDYSRLEGRYIPNLVARPFEMTREFAASILEVVPSERIKAALDDPALWDSYAADDQKLGRLLLTELLSWQFASPVRWIETQALMFGSREQGGLGVEQLVEVGLGHSPTLANMAAKTLLLPDFRERQVSVYNLGRDEARVYLTDSDPIAAIEDDEPAQAAGSGQQADSAAATESAADSAQSAQSAQSAQTAQESAPAAAQAPVAAAPAPAAGAASGADVADIPFKASDAIAALLAYSAKLRTDQIGATDTTDTLTNGVSSRRNQLLMDISSELGVASVDGAAEASMVDLGALVNKVAPTYKPFGPVLSDIVRDRIKALFGPAGMKLKQVEDRVSNDWLLGPGWVAAVVAELVLGTREGASARGGDLAQLPTQPVSSAAAAKALIDQAVQNVAQAHGVSVALPSAGGAAGGSVVDSAALDAFAAKVTGSQGLLASTARYVLDQLGLKPPVSVPGSDEDAAVVAAVDAELGSDWPQQVEPEFDERRAVLFDDRWATAREDLARIYFEGSEASKSAHFLGAGADVKAQALWYERKAQAEGKAELAQTYARIAAEAGQSAASSQSASRFASDVAVVTGVSAHSIAGSLVAGLLEGGATVVAVFHTFNQKTVQWAKGLYRQHAVAGAKLWIVPANLSSFRDVDALVDWVGSVQKKTTGASTTILKPALEPSILLPFAAPPMHGTMADSGRLFESQARLMLWGLERMIAGFSQISADTDVDHKLHVVLPGSPNRGTFGGDGAYGEIKAAMDAIVNRAQSETDWSGRVTFAHPLIGWVRGTGLMGGNDPLVKAVERQGVRTYSTEEMAGQLLDLCSAQARSQAAKAPISADLTGGLGSAPIDLRALKAQAAQDAEAENAQVSGAQASGVSVEGGAQGAAVGTAESAAAQHTASSERLLKALPTPHVPAQPKVDLALWEGVTTRPEDQIVIVSIGEMGPWGSGRTRFEAELGIDSSGEVDLSAAAVLELAWNMGLIEWQDSPKPGWYDADGNLVPEEDIAERYQAEVVARSGIRPFEEGMGSDYKDGTDEEEVDVFLDHDVTFSVPSADMAQEYVKLDPDHTSVAQDEESGEWNVTRQAGSKIRVPRRATMSRTVGGQFPKGFDPVKWGIPASMVGDVDPIALWNIVTTVDAYLSAGITPAEILQAVHPSKVASTQGTGFGGMASMRKLYLDRYLGREIPTDILQEALPNVVAAHVMQSYIGGYGNMVQPVSACATAAVSLEEGADKIALGKADFVVTGAIDDIGVESVIGFGNMNATANSAEMYAKGIAPRFFSRANDRRRGGFLESQGGGTILLTRGDIALKMGLPVAGVVGYIHSFADGAHTSIPAPGLGALAAGMGGKDSDLVRSLAALGVAPDEIAVVSKHDTSTNANDPNESELHNSLARAIGRAEGNPLYVISQKTLTGHAKGGACIFQVNGLTQLFRSGVIPANAALDCVDPALRRDDHMVWLEQPLHVGTVKAGLVTSLGFGHVSGIGAIVNPGAFEAAVAKSAGSAALEEWRTRANARLAAGQRRLQEGRMGRAALYEPIDNRRFHEDTPAYSAHEVEKSMLLNPNARLSPSGYFEV, from the coding sequence ATGACAAATGCATTCTTTATTCAGCGCCTAGTAGACCAGGAACCCCACGCGCTCATGTTCGCCGGTCAGTCCACGCCCTGGCCCGCAGCCCTGGCCGACCAGGCGCAGGATCCCACAATCGAAGGGCTCTTGAGGGAGCACGCTGAGTCCGCTTCCCGCCTCTTGACCGCGGTGTCCGCCGACCTGCTGGCCACCAACGGCCGCGAGCTCGACCTCTTCAGCTACCGGTCCAATGCCGCCAAACTTGGTGCCGCCGCCGACGCTTCCGTCTCAGTGCCAGGCATCGCCCTGGCCCAGCTGGGCGCTCTGATTGACATGGACCAGCTGGGGTATTCGCTGGCCCAGGTGCAGCCCAAGGCGCTTTTGGGCCACTCCCAGGGCATTATCGGCGTTCACATGGCTCAGGCCATCCAAGCCGCTGGCTTCCTGGAGGCGGCCAGCCGCCAGATTGACCAGATTCTCGCCATTGCCATGCTCATCGGCAGCGCGGGCACCCGCCAGGCCCGCAGGCTCGGCATCCACTCCCGGGGCGAGGCTACGCCCATGCTCTCGGTGCGGGGGGCGACCCGCCAGCAGGTCCAGATTCTGATTGACCGCCTGCCCTCGGTCAAGGGGCCCATCAGCATCGCGGTCACCAATGCTCAGCGCCAGTTTGTTCTTTCGGGCTATCCGGAGGATTTGGCGGCTTTCGCTACGGAATGTGGCAAAGAGTCCAAGCGCCAGGCCCAGCTGCGTGAGAGCAAGGTGCGCGGCGGTACGCCCTTTGCGCCCGTTTTGGAGTACTTGGACGTGACGCTGCCCTTCCATTCCCCGCTCATGGCCGACGCTGCGGAGGAGGCCACCGGCTGGGCCGCTCGCTGCGGTTTGGACACCGACCAGGCTCGGACCTTGGCCCAAGAGGTATTGCTGAATCCGGCTGACTGGGCCGGTCAGGTCAAGGAACTGATGCAGCATTGCAACCCCAGTCAGCTCTGGCTGGTGGACCTGGGGCCGGGGGAGACGCTGGGCAAGCTGGCGGCGAACGTGACCCAGGGCAGTGGGGTGGGAGTAGTGGAGGCCAGCAGCCAGGCCCAGCGCGCCGCCCTCTCCACCCTGGAAGGCGAGCCCGAGCGCAGTCAAAATTGGGCTGATTTCAAGCCATCCCTCCTGCGCACTCCCGCTGGTCAGAAGATTTCGACGGCTTTCTCCCGCCTGACCGGCAAACCTCCGGTGCTCCTGGCGGGCATGACACCGACCACAGTAGAGCCGCAAATCGTTGCGGCGGCTGCCAATGCGGGCTACTGGGCCGAGTTGGCTGGTGGCGGCCAGGTGACGGCAGAAGTGTTTGACCGGCACATGAAGGCGCTGGTCAGCGAGCTGGACGAGGGCCGCACGGTCGAGTTCAATGCCATGTTTATGGACCGCTACCTGTGGAACCTGCAGTTCGGCTCCCAGCGCATCGTCTCGAAAAAGCGCGAGTCCGGTGCCCCAATCGACGGCGTGGTGGTCTCCGCAGGCATCCCTGAGCTGGACGAGGCCCAAGAGCTCATATCCCAGCTCAACGCGGACGGCTTCCCTTACGTGGCCTTCAAGCCCGGTACGGTGGACCAGATTCGCCAGGTGGTGGCCATTGCCAAGAAAGTGGCCCCCAAGCCCATTCTGATGCAGGTGGAGGGTGGAGCGGCTGGCGGCCACCACTCCTGGGAGTCCCTGGATGACCTGCTTTCGTCTACTTACGGGCAGGTGCGGCAGTGCAGCAATATTATTTTGGTGGCGGGCGGCGGTATCGGCACCCCCGAGCGGGCGGCGGACTATATCTGCGGCTCCTGGTCGCGCGCTTACGGCCTGCCGGACATGCCCGTGGATGCGGTGATGATTGGCACTGCGGCGATGACGGCTAAGGAGGCGGGTACCAGCCCGGAGGTCAAGCGGGCCCTGGTGGCCACTCCCGGCATCGACATGAGCCAGCCTGACCCTGACCCCTTTGCTCCGATTGGTGAGCGCTGGGTGCCTTCGGGGCGTTCGGTGGGCGGCGTGGGCTCGGGCTTGAGCCACTTGCACGCTGATATTTACGAGCTGGAGAACTCGTCGGCTGTCTGCGGCCGGCTCCTGGTGCGGGTCATGAAGCACCCGGAGGAGCTGGAATCACGCCGATCCGAGATTATCGAGGCCCTGGGCAAGACCGCCAAGCCCTACTTTGGCGACCTAGCGGAGATGACATACTTCCAGTGGGCCCAGCGCTTTGCCCAGTTGGCCTGCCCCTGGGCGGACGACACCTATATTGACCGCTTCCTGCACTTGCTGCGCCGGATTGAGGCCCGCGTGTGCAGCAAGGAGTCGGGCGAATTCCAGTCCATCTTTGCAGACCGCGAGGATGTGCGCGAGCCCGAGCAAGCCCTGCAGTGCTTGGCGCAGGCTTACCCGCAGGCTGGCGAAATCAAGGTGGTCCCGGCGGATGTGGCTTGGTTCCCCGTTTTGGTGCGCGAATACCCCAAGCCCATGCCGTTCGTGCCGGTGATTGACAACGACCTCCTGCGCTGGTGGGGGCAGGATCAGCTCTGGCAGTCCGAGGATCCGCGCTATCCGGCCGATGCTGTCCGCGCTATTCCTGGGCCCATCTCGGTGGCGGGCATCACGACCGTAGACGAGCCAGTGGCTTCGATTTTGGGCAGGTTCGAGCAGGCGGCCCTCAATCGGGTGGCGCAAGAGTCGGGGAGTGCTCCCGTTGAGGCTTACTCCCAGCTGGCTTGCGCGCGCACGGCTGAGGAGTTCATCCGCCGCAGCCCGCATATCTCCTGGGTGGGCCATTTGATGGACAATCCTGCCTACGGCACCGAAATGGGGGACCGTAATTACGAGATTCGCGCTGTCGGTTCAGACCAGGGCTCAGACCAGGGCTTAGAACGCTACGATCTCGATATTCACTTGGACACCTTCTGGGACAGCGATCCCGACGGCGGCGTCAGCAAGCACGCGGTCCGCCATATCGTCGTGCCGCTCACGCTCGACCCGAGCACGCCGGGCTCCTTCCCGGTGGTGGACCGCCAGCGCTTGCCGCGAGATGTGTACAATATGCTGGGGGCGACTGCTGGCATCGGCAACACCGCTATTACCGGCGACAAGCTGGAGGCCATGCCAGCCATCGAGCAAATGGATGACAAAGTCAACTATCCATTCGGCTTAGCGCATTCTTCTTACACGCTCTCCGCCAACTTGGGCTTCGACCACGAGGCCGTCACTGGTGCCGCACTTCCTGCGAGCTTGACCCCCTCAGCCATCGCCCCCGACGCCCTGGTGGGCCCGGCCTGGCCTGCAATTTATGCGGCCCTGGGCTCGGTCTATGTGGAGGGCTTCCCCATTATTGAGGGCCTCCTGAACGCCGTTCACCTGGATCACTCGATTGAGCTGGAGGTCTGTGACGAGGAGCTGCTGAGGCACACGGGCGAGCGAGTTGCGCTCACTTCTTGGGCCGAGAACTACCGGGAGTCCGCCTCCGGCCGCGTGGTCACGATTCATGTGCGCCACGAAACGCAAGATGGCACGGTTTTGGCCAACGAAGTGGAGCGTTTCGCCATTCGCGGCCGCGCCTACTGTGACCAGCTGCCTACTCCTGCCCCCGATTTCGGCGGTATCGAGGCCGAGCGCGTCGACACTCCCCGCCGTCTCCTGCGCAAGGTCTCGGTCACGGCTCCGGCAAATATGACCGCTTTCGCCCGTACTTCTGGCGATTTCAACCCCATTCACACCTCCGCTCGTGGTGCTGCGGTCTCCGGCCTCAAGGCCCCGCTGGTGCACGGCATGTGGCTCTCCGCCACGGCCCAGCACGCGGCTCAGGCCAGCGATGAAAAGGGCGTCCACTACGAGATTGCCGGTTGGACCTACAACATGTATGGCATGGTCCAGCTGGGGGACCAGGTCGAGATTTCTGTTGAGCGAGTAGGCAAGGTCCGTCACGGCGGTCTGGTGCTCGAAGTCACCTGCCGCATTGACGGCCAGCTGGTTTCGCGCGGAAGTGCTATCGCCCGCGCCCCCCGCGCTGCCTATGTGTACCCAGGCCAGGGCATTCAGCAGCAGGGTATGGTCTTAGACGAGCGTGCCAAGTCTGCCGCCGCCCGCGACACTTGGGAACGAGCCGACGCGCTCACCCGCGCCAAGCTGGGCTTCTCCATACTGGCAGTCGTACGCGATAACCCCAAGACACTCACGGCTAAGGGCGTTACCTACCACCACCCCGAAGGCCTGCTCAACTTAACGCAGTTCACTCAGGTGGCCTTGGCAACGGTGGCCTTCGCTCAGACCTCCCGCCTGCGCGAGTCTGGCTCCGACATCTGGCCCGCCTACTTCGCCGGTCACTCCTTGGGCGAGTACAACGCGCTCAGCTCTTTTGCAGGGGTCATGTCTCTGGAGACGGTCTTGGAATTGGTCTTCCACCGCGGCTCCACCATGCATTCGCTGATTGAGCGCGACGAGCAGGGCCGTTCCAACTATCGGATGGGAGCTCTGCGCCCCAACCAGTTTGGGCTGGGCGACGCTGAAGTCAGGGATTATGTGGCTTCTGTGGCTGCCGAGTGCGGCGAATTCCTTGAAATTGTCAACTATAATCTGGCGGGCCAGCAGTATGCGGTTGCCGGAACTATCGCAGGCCTGGAGTTCCTCAAGCGCGATTCCAACCGCCGGGCCAAGGAAGCGGGCGGCAAGCCAGCCTTCATGTATGTGCCCGGTATCGACGTGCCCTTCCACTCCTCGCGCTTGCGCAAGGGCGTGCCCGAATTCCGCGATACGCTCGATGCCTTGCTGCCCGAATACATCGACTACTCCCGCTTAGAAGGGCGCTATATTCCTAATCTGGTAGCTCGCCCCTTCGAGATGACCCGCGAATTTGCGGCCTCCATTCTCGAAGTGGTGCCCTCTGAGCGCATCAAGGCTGCGCTGGACGACCCGGCCCTGTGGGATTCGTATGCGGCTGATGACCAGAAGTTGGGGCGCTTGCTCTTGACGGAACTCCTGTCTTGGCAGTTCGCTTCTCCGGTGCGCTGGATTGAAACGCAGGCGCTCATGTTTGGCTCGCGCGAGCAGGGCGGATTGGGCGTTGAGCAGCTGGTCGAGGTTGGTTTGGGTCATTCGCCTACTTTGGCCAACATGGCTGCGAAGACCTTGCTTCTGCCCGACTTCCGCGAGCGGCAGGTGAGCGTCTACAACTTGGGCCGCGACGAAGCGCGGGTCTATCTTACTGATTCTGACCCCATCGCTGCTATTGAAGATGACGAGCCTGCGCAGGCGGCCGGCTCCGGTCAGCAGGCAGATAGTGCTGCTGCTACCGAGTCTGCTGCCGATTCAGCGCAGTCTGCCCAGTCTGCTCAATCTGCCCAAACCGCGCAAGAGTCCGCTCCTGCCGCTGCTCAGGCCCCGGTTGCTGCCGCTCCTGCTCCCGCAGCCGGTGCTGCTTCGGGCGCTGATGTAGCAGATATCCCCTTCAAAGCATCGGACGCTATCGCTGCGCTTTTGGCCTACTCTGCCAAGCTGCGAACCGACCAAATCGGCGCAACCGACACCACCGACACCCTCACCAACGGCGTATCTTCCCGCCGCAATCAGCTCTTGATGGACATCTCCTCCGAGCTGGGCGTGGCTTCGGTCGACGGTGCTGCCGAGGCTTCGATGGTCGACTTGGGCGCTCTGGTCAACAAGGTAGCCCCGACCTACAAGCCCTTCGGTCCTGTATTGTCTGACATCGTCCGCGACCGCATCAAGGCCCTCTTCGGCCCTGCCGGTATGAAGCTCAAGCAGGTGGAAGATCGCGTCAGCAATGACTGGCTCCTCGGGCCCGGTTGGGTTGCAGCTGTAGTTGCCGAGCTAGTTTTGGGCACCCGCGAAGGTGCTTCCGCTCGCGGTGGCGACCTCGCTCAGCTGCCTACGCAGCCGGTCTCCTCCGCTGCCGCAGCCAAGGCTCTGATTGACCAGGCTGTGCAAAATGTGGCCCAAGCGCATGGCGTTTCTGTAGCGCTGCCGAGCGCAGGTGGAGCCGCTGGCGGTTCGGTGGTCGATTCGGCGGCTCTCGATGCTTTCGCGGCCAAGGTCACCGGTTCGCAGGGCCTGCTGGCCTCTACTGCCCGCTATGTTTTGGACCAGCTCGGCCTGAAGCCGCCCGTCTCGGTTCCTGGCTCCGATGAAGATGCTGCGGTCGTGGCTGCGGTCGACGCTGAGTTGGGCTCGGACTGGCCCCAGCAGGTGGAGCCCGAGTTCGACGAGCGCCGGGCTGTGCTCTTCGACGACCGTTGGGCCACCGCCCGCGAGGACTTGGCCCGCATCTACTTTGAGGGGAGCGAGGCCAGCAAGTCCGCTCACTTCCTTGGGGCCGGGGCAGATGTGAAAGCGCAAGCTCTCTGGTACGAACGCAAGGCTCAAGCGGAGGGCAAGGCCGAACTGGCTCAAACCTACGCCCGCATCGCTGCCGAGGCTGGACAATCCGCTGCGAGCAGTCAGTCCGCCTCCCGCTTTGCCTCCGACGTGGCTGTGGTGACTGGCGTTTCGGCTCATTCCATCGCTGGCTCCTTGGTTGCAGGGCTCCTGGAGGGCGGCGCAACCGTTGTGGCTGTCTTCCACACCTTCAACCAGAAGACCGTCCAGTGGGCTAAGGGCCTCTACCGTCAGCATGCCGTAGCCGGTGCCAAGTTGTGGATTGTGCCTGCGAATCTGTCGAGCTTCCGCGATGTTGACGCGCTGGTAGATTGGGTCGGTTCGGTACAAAAGAAGACCACCGGTGCCTCCACCACTATCCTGAAACCGGCCCTGGAGCCCAGTATTTTGCTGCCCTTCGCAGCGCCTCCCATGCACGGCACGATGGCTGATTCGGGCAGGCTCTTCGAGTCTCAGGCCCGGCTCATGCTCTGGGGCTTGGAGCGCATGATTGCAGGCTTCAGCCAGATTAGCGCAGACACCGACGTGGACCACAAGCTCCACGTAGTCCTACCCGGCTCGCCCAACCGCGGTACCTTCGGCGGCGACGGCGCATACGGCGAGATTAAGGCCGCAATGGACGCTATCGTCAACCGCGCGCAAAGCGAGACGGACTGGTCCGGCAGGGTCACCTTCGCTCACCCGCTGATTGGTTGGGTGCGCGGCACTGGCCTCATGGGTGGCAACGATCCGCTCGTCAAAGCCGTTGAGCGCCAAGGCGTGCGGACCTACTCCACCGAGGAGATGGCTGGCCAGCTTCTGGACTTGTGCTCTGCTCAGGCCCGCTCTCAGGCGGCGAAAGCTCCGATTTCTGCTGATTTGACCGGCGGCTTGGGCTCGGCTCCTATCGACCTGCGCGCGCTCAAGGCACAGGCGGCCCAGGACGCTGAGGCCGAGAATGCCCAGGTTTCCGGGGCTCAGGCTTCTGGCGTTTCGGTGGAAGGTGGAGCACAGGGCGCGGCAGTAGGTACGGCAGAGAGCGCAGCGGCCCAGCATACGGCCTCCAGCGAGCGCCTCCTGAAGGCCCTGCCCACCCCGCATGTGCCCGCCCAGCCCAAGGTAGATTTGGCGCTCTGGGAAGGTGTCACCACCCGCCCCGAAGACCAGATTGTGATTGTCTCCATTGGCGAGATGGGGCCGTGGGGTTCCGGCCGCACCCGTTTCGAAGCCGAGTTGGGCATCGATTCCAGCGGTGAAGTGGACCTTTCCGCGGCTGCCGTGCTCGAATTGGCTTGGAATATGGGGCTTATCGAGTGGCAGGATTCGCCCAAGCCCGGCTGGTACGATGCCGACGGCAATCTGGTTCCCGAGGAAGACATAGCCGAGCGCTACCAGGCCGAGGTGGTGGCCCGTTCCGGCATTCGCCCCTTCGAGGAGGGCATGGGCTCGGATTACAAGGACGGCACCGATGAGGAGGAAGTCGACGTCTTCCTCGATCACGATGTGACTTTCTCCGTTCCGAGCGCCGACATGGCTCAGGAGTATGTCAAGCTCGACCCTGACCACACGAGCGTGGCGCAAGATGAGGAATCGGGCGAGTGGAATGTCACCCGCCAGGCCGGTTCCAAGATTCGCGTGCCCCGCCGGGCAACCATGTCCCGCACAGTTGGCGGTCAATTCCCCAAGGGCTTCGACCCGGTCAAGTGGGGCATTCCCGCTTCGATGGTTGGCGATGTAGACCCGATTGCCCTGTGGAATATCGTAACGACCGTTGACGCTTACCTGTCTGCGGGCATCACGCCGGCCGAGATTCTGCAAGCCGTGCATCCCTCCAAGGTGGCGTCCACTCAGGGCACCGGTTTCGGCGGTATGGCCTCCATGCGCAAGCTCTACCTGGACCGCTACTTGGGCCGCGAAATCCCGACCGACATCCTCCAAGAGGCCCTGCCCAACGTGGTAGCGGCTCACGTGATGCAGTCCTACATCGGCGGCTATGGCAACATGGTTCAGCCGGTCTCAGCCTGCGCCACGGCAGCGGTTTCGCTGGAAGAGGGCGCCGACAAGATTGCCCTGGGCAAGGCTGACTTCGTGGTCACCGGCGCTATCGACGACATCGGCGTGGAATCGGTCATCGGCTTCGGCAACATGAACGCCACGGCCAACTCGGCCGAGATGTATGCCAAGGGTATCGCCCCGCGCTTCTTCTCCCGGGCCAACGACAGGCGTCGCGGCGGCTTCCTGGAGTCTCAGGGCGGCGGCACGATTCTCTTGACACGCGGCGACATCGCACTCAAGATGGGTCTGCCCGTGGCGGGAGTAGTGGGATATATTCACTCCTTCGCCGACGGTGCCCACACCTCCATCCCCGCTCCGGGCCTGGGAGCGCTGGCTGCTGGCATGGGAGGCAAGGATTCGGACTTGGTGCGCTCGCTGGCCGCTCTCGGCGTTGCGCCAGACGAGATTGCCGTGGTTTCCAAGCATGATACGTCTACCAATGCCAATGATCCCAACGAATCCGAGCTCCACAACAGCTTGGCCCGCGCTATTGGCCGCGCTGAGGGCAACCCCCTCTACGTCATCTCCCAGAAGACGCTGACCGGCCACGCCAAGGGTGGTGCTTGCATCTTCCAGGTGAACGGCTTGACCCAGCTCTTTCGCTCTGGCGTGATTCCGGCCAACGCGGCCCTGGACTGCGTGGACCCAGCCCTGCGCCGAGACGACCACATGGTCTGGCTGGAGCAGCCCCTCCATGTTGGCACGGTTAAGGCCGGTTTGGTGACTTCGCTCGGTTTCGGCCACGTCTCCGGCATCGGTGCTATCGTCAACCCTGGTGCTTTCGAGGCGGCAGTAGCCAAGAGCGCAGGCTCCGCGGCCCTGGAGGAGTGGAGGACTCGCGCCAACGCCCGCCTAGCCGCCGGTCAGCGCCGTCTGCAAGAAGGCCGCATGGGCCGGGCCGCCCTCTACGAGCCCATCGACAACCGCCGCTTCCACGAAGACACCCCCGCCTACAGCGCCCACGAAGTCGAAAAGTCCATGCTCCTTAACCCCAACGCCCGCCTATCCCCCTCCGGCTACTTCGAGGTGTGA